CTCCTGCCTCTCCAAccgcttccccggcaactacGCCCTCAacgactccggcgccgacaccgacctcgacgaggaggacgacgacccCTTCGCGGATTTCGGGGACGCCGCCGACGAATGCCGGCCTTCGCCCGGCGAGGtaacggcggcggccgcggcgggtggggagcaggaggaggaagagcggaAGCTGAAGAtctgggaggaggaggagaagcggaaggtggcggagacggcggcggagacgaaGGGGGGCGAGCGGGCGCGGGAGGCGGACGCGCTGATGGCGGAGGTGTTCGACGCGGTGTCCGGCGTGCGGCGCGCGTACGCGGCGCTCCAGGGCGCGCACTGCCCCTGGGACCCGGACCGGATGCGCGCGGCCGACGCGGGCGTCGTCGCCGAGCTCCGCCACCTCGCGCGCCTCCGCGACCGCTTCCGCCGCTCAGCGGCCTCCCCCGACGGCCGCATCCCGCAAGCCAacccttccccgccgccgctccgcgaGGCGTTAGCCCCGTACGAGGCCGCGCTCGAGGACCTCCAGCGCCAGCTCCAGAGCAAGCAGGCCGAGGTCGACGGCCTTAAAGAGAAGCTCGCCTCgaacaccagcagcagccgccgccgcctccacccctccaagaagcagcagcacccCAATGGTGCAGAAGCCGTTGTCGGCGCGCCGACGGCGGAGCTGTTCGCGGCGTGCGCGGAGCaggcgcgggcggcgacgcgggcgtTCGCGGCGCACCTGCTGAACCTTATCCGCGCGGCGGGGCTggacccggcggcggccacccgGTCGCTCACCAAGATCCCGgtggcgtcttcttccccgaaggTGGCCAAGCACGCGATGGAGGCGCACGTGACACGGGTGCTGCTGGGCGGGTTCGAGCACGAGTCCTTCTACCTGGACGGCTCCCTCTCTTCCCTCCTCGACCCGGCCGCGTCGCGCCGGGACCGGCACGCGCAGTTCCGCGACATGCGCGGCATGGACCCCGCCGAGCTCCTGGGCGTGCTCCCGGACTGCGCCTTCGGCCGctacgccgccgccaagtTCGCGTcgctcctgccgccgcgcgtcgaggaggccgtcctcggcgccggccacaggggcggcggcgggggcaagCACCCGAGGACGCCGTTCTACGGGGAGTTCCTGCgggccgccaaggccgtgtGGCTGCTGCACCTGCTGGCGTTCGCGCTCGAGCCGCCGCCCAGCCACTTCGaggccggccgcggcgccgagTTCCACCCGGAGTACATGGAGAGCGTggccggcccgccgccgccccgcgccgggGCCGGCATGGTCGTCGGGTTCGCCGTCGCGCCCGGGTTCAAGCTCTGCAACGCCGCCGTCGTGCGCGCCCGGGTCTACCTCGTGCCCCGCGGCACCACGGGCCACCACCCTCCTCCCTGCTAGTGCTACCTCGTTGCTCATTGGTGTGGAGGAACAAGGACTGCACCTGAGTAGTACCATCTCCTGGCTGCCTTCATTATTAGTAGGTCTCTACTCCGTGCTATTATTAGTTGCTTTTCCTCTCTGAAGAGATCTCATGTAGTAGTACAACAAAGAGGCTTTGAAATGTATGATCGATCATGTGTTGAAGTACTCACTAACAGTGATGTTTGATCACGTAGTAGTCATGACTATAGTACAGTACTCTAAACGCAGGAGTGACTGTAGAATCCGACCTTCGGTTGGTATATCCGTATACTGTGACATCAAAGGAGCAGAGGTCGTCATTATACGCATTTAATGTACTGTGTGCGGTCTGTTATTACAGTATTACGCGATACAGCAAAGTTGTGGATTTAAAGAAAGCAAAGGAGCGAAGGACCCAGCAGACATGCAAGATTCTGAGATGTGGCCAAGAAGCCCCAGTGCCATCTTTCGATTGAGTTATCTTGGAAATATTCTtcagagaagaaaagaagagtaGATGGTGATGACAAAAAGGAATGAAGGTGTCTTGTTCGATGCATGCTCCTGAAAGGCATGGAATGGATGATGATGGTGATAGATTTGTTCAGGTGGAGAGAGACTGCAGGACTCGTCTCTATTTTATCCCAGGATCCATCTCTTTGAGAACAGATCTCCAGAAACTGCAGGAAAAGGAAAGGCGAGGAAAGCAGAAGCTTGTGCTCTCTTGAGCTTTTGACCTAGACAAATGACACACTGAAAACAACTCATCTGGATCCGTTTCTCCAAATTGGTCTCCAGGTTACTTGCATCTTGAGGATCCGCAGGCTCACAGAGAAGATCAATCTGATAAGGCACgcattctttttcttttctcccatTTCAAGTTGATCGAAAACAAATTTATTGGCCAGGATATGAAATGAATAACCTATGGTgctacagaaaaaaaaatataaggtCACAACATTGCTTTCTACATGATAGAACTAGAGGCGAATTGTGAGCTGAGCAACCAAGCTGAAGTTTGTGGAATTCCTAGTTCAACAGATCGAATCCTCGTGAAATATGACCCGCATTCCGTAACTCCTGTGAGACATTCAACAAAACTTACTAAAACATAGAGAAGACAAAGCTTGCCTGGTTGGTTGTTCCAAACACCAAACGCTTGCAACTGGAAAGAAAACATACCGGCTAATGTTTGCGGTGGCTCACAAACTAGCTACTTTTGCCGAGTTGTTGGCTCGCTCAGCTGGTCTTCAACAGATGCACATACCGACGTTCATACCACGAGGCTCCAGCTGATAAAACTTCTCATACTGCACTATGCAAGATGCCTGCTCAAACATGAAACAATACTGAGAAACATTTTTATttccaagaaaagaaaaaatgaaactaGAATGAAATAATCATAAAGTTTGGAGGATCTGGAAAATGAGAAAtatatcatgaaaaaaaacaattggcTATATCATGGACAGCCGCCAcatattttctcaaaaaagtGGTAAAAATTCCTTACTGTAGGACCTTAAATAGACCTGATTTACTTCACCAGGGGGGCAGCAataagaacaaacaaacaatcGATCTATCCTATAAGGCTATAACCTCAGGCACAAGAAAACCGAACCTCGATCAGTTGGCTAGCAGAGTGGGCATGCTACCCACCCGCGGTTATCTTCTCAAAGCTACCAGGTGCTAGTCCCTGGCTGGTCTAAATTTTTATTATACTATTTCTTTCTTGGAAAAAATTGCACTCCCATTTATCAGCTTGTCCTTTTGTGAAAAATATGAAAGTATTGGTATGATTTGTATGTGTTACTTCCTGGGTGAGATATCCTTTTTATTTCATGACCACCAATGCAAGCAGATTCGCGGATGATAAAGATTAGGCATGTTGACAGCAGCAATATCTACAAATCCTTGGAAAGTAAATAGTTGAACTCCGACATAGCATTGCTCatggaaaaaaggaaaagaaaaatccagaATGTTCAGATCGCAGAGACAATTCTCATTACCATTAAGTATTGACTGTCTCGATTTGGTCAAAATCTAGATCCACAAAGCTCTCTTTTCCAAAAAGTGTCAACTGTACAGTAACCTGTCGGAGGTAACACTTCTTAGATAACCAGATAATAATGCAAAATAGCCAGACAAGTATTTCGCTTCGATGAAGCTTCATCAGCCtaacctttttatttttgcgaTTCACTTCCAGAACAGAGCCGCTATAGTCTGCGAAAGGCCCGGAGAGAACATGAACACTGGCACCAGGTGTAGAAGTGTTGTCTCCGGAGCCACCTTTTGAAGTTGATTTCTTAACCTGTTTCTTGATTTTATTAATTAGCATAAGTTCAGTGCCTTCAACAGGTTTACCAAAAGACTTGACATTATCCCAGTTTTCCAGTTCTTCAAACTCTTTGTCAGCCTTCTCTTgttcctccttttcttttctaaaaatCGATTCAACTTCTTCAATTGGAATAGGTTTAGGCTTTTTAATCTGCCTTTTACTGCATACGGAAAGCATTATGATGATAAGAGCCACAATAAGTGCAAAATTGATCCGAGAAGATGACAAGAGACTACCAGGAGATATGATCTGTTGTTTCATTAGTACTTATATTGTTACATCTGCCATGATATATAGATTGCGCAAGTTACAGCAGAAAAATTGTTTCCTCAAATAATTGGTTTCAAGTAAAATGTAAATCACCATTTCCCTCAAAAAGAAGTTGATATCTCAAATTAGTACATTGACTGTTTTCAGGAATTGTTGAGTGATACAAGTTCTTCACCTCATGGAGTTAAAGGATGGTTGTGAAATCGTTTTTATTTATAATTCATAGTGACCAGATGCTACCTGACATTAACTGTGTAATCAACAATATGAATATTTGCAAGTTGCGACAACAATAACAAAGTTAACAGTTAatagaataaataaaataaaataaaaaggattATGAAAGTACTCACATGGAACCTCTTGTTGCTCCAATGAAGCCATAACAACCTTCCGTGTCTCTGAGAAAGTCATGAAGTTCCCTGTTTAAGGTGCAATACAGAAAGACCAACCCAGGATGCAAAGGCTTTGATTTGGTACTGATTGAACCACTTTTAAGTCTCTTCTTGACTTCGATTGCTGGATTGTAGATCTACAATTTGTATGATTACATTAATAAGAACCAGAAATTTTAAGTTCTCTAAACTGGAACACAATGTCAGTTTGTCACCATGAGATTTTACAACCAAGAGTCACATCTTTTCAAATAAACGTCATCACAGGTATTCTTATGCATAACTACACTATATGTGGCATTTAAGTACAGTGCTCTAGAGTTTTGCAAGGTGGCATTGCTCATGACAGATTATGCCTCAAGTGTTCGGCAAAATGCTCAGGGATGCGGTTTTCGCACAGCACAGACGCCAATTAACTAAATTAACGATCCATATCACTCCATTAtcaggagaggagaggagagaacCGGAGTTGCTACCTTGAAGGAGACTTCGGAGTAGCGGCGGGAGATGGCCTTGGTGATGAGGTCGACGTAGTCGGTGCCGGGCGCCATGGAGACGCGGAGGAGCCACCACTGCGGGCCGAGCTCGGCCAGGAGGTCGAGGTTGAGGTCCTCCCGCCACGTCCTCTTCGGCGGCttcttccgccgccgcgccggctcGTGGATCAGCCGCTCCTGCACCTCCTCCTTCCAGTCCCGCGCCCGCAGCTCCCGCGCCTCGTTCCGCTGCTGCCTCCTCTCCCGCCCCCTCGGCTCACCTtccgcggcggaggccgacAGCGACACCACCGACATCGCCGCGGTAGacgcgagcggcggcgggagcgagCACCGGCATGGGAGCCGGAGGAGTGGATAAGCCAAGCTCATGGCTTCGAGCCTTCCGCAACGACAGAGACCAGAGCACTTGAAGTCAAAacgatttaaaaaaaaatctgtttaTTACTACCGGCCCACAAGAATGGGCGGGGCTTTACATAGCTAGGTATAGTTTGGGCTGAAAGGGCCAATGGTAAGAAGCCCATATGAGGACGCGAAGGTCGTTCCTCGTTCTCCAcgaaagaagaacaaaaccCTAGAGGTTGGGGGAGGAACAATTGGAGGCGCGGCTGCTCTACTGTTCTTCCGCGCTCGCGAGATCTCCGACCTCCTTCGCTCTCCTTCCCGGTAACCATCTGCCTCTCGTCCTCTTTTTACGTCCCCGCGAACCCACCTCCATTGATTTCGCACGCGTATAGTTGTGATCCTTGCTTAGATTGGTGCCCGCTGTTCTGTCTTTCGCAGGCGAGGCGGCGCGAGAAACAATGGCTTCGAAAGGCGGGCCGAGCAACCTCGAGAAGGAGCAGGTACGTGCATCCATCTTCCCTCCGATTTGCGTGCAATTTTTCTGCTTGTAGTCGGTGCTGAGCTACAGAGCTAGGACCTAGGATTAATATGCTGGTGTGTCTTGGACTGGGCAGATGTTTGGGATGGCGGAGAAGGAAATGGAGTACCGGGTCGATCTTTTCAACCGGTGAGTGGTGTTCATTGTTCACATCTGTTTGTGTTAATTCGTGCCTGCTGGACTACCGCTAATTTGGAGCTGTGAGATCAGATCGCTAGTGATGCAAGGAGTAAACTACTCCGAAGTTGGTAGTCACAATGTGGTATCGTTATCTGACGAAGGGAATTGCTTGCACGAGAATTACAGTGTTTATGCTAATCCCTGTGGCGTTGTGAACTCATAACAGTAGTCTACTGGAGTAGACAATCATGAGCATGGTGTCTAGTGCTACGATGCTTTTCTTGTGAACTGGCTTTGTTACTATTATGCTCTGCCTGGAGAGATCTCAATAGAACTGTTTGATAAAACAAGGATAATTGCATCATTGAACCTGCTAATAGAAATGATCTTCTGTGAACTCTGAACCCATAAATAGCGTGTTTCTAGTTCTAAGAACCTTACTAGTCACAGTTCTCAAGGAAAAAGAGATCATTGCATGGGTTGGAGATACTGACCTGATGTTACTTACAAGCACTGGGATGCTTCATAATTCATACCTTGGTATTATTAGAATATCAATCTGTTGCCATTCTGTACTTCCTATTCCAAACTAGatcaatgaaatgaaatctctGGCCCAATGATTCATCACCTTGCTGTTTCACTTGTGCATAGATGGTACAGTAATAGCACTGCACTAGCCTTTTGAAATGTCTAGCATGATTGTCGTACTGATAAATTTTTAACAATGTCAACATGGTCTTTTCATCGTCTATGTACACATTTTTTGGCGAGGACATAGTTTAGATTGGCCCACATCAATACTGAATTATGAATTGTTTTTATGGGCCCATTTTGATATCCAGTGCCTATTTTCCTTATGCAGGCTTACACATAGTTGCTTTGAGAAGTGTATTGAGAAAAGGTACACAGTCTGCATAACTCAGAATTCTCAGTTCTGCCAATGCATCTTTTATCCACTGACGAACAAAATTAGAATGAGTATCCAAAATGTTCTAGTCATATATAGACTTTTCATTTGCTGAAAGAGGGTAATATTATAGTTCAACTAAGGTGGTCACAAGCTCACAATAGCGAATTATGTCCATCGCCTCTCTTAATTTTTTGTAGTTCATTGATTAACAACCAAGAGCGATTTATGTTCTGTTGAATTTACCCCAGATTTATTCTGTTTCCACAGGCATAAAGAATCTGAGCTCAATATGGGAGAGAACAGTTGCATTGATCGATGTGTTTCAAAGTATTGGCAGGCAAGTTTACTAATAGCATATATAGTTTTATagcaaatactccctccgtttcataattcttgtctcaaatttgcccaaaaatgaatgtatctattcttaaaaagcgtctagatacatgtaatatttcgacaagaattatggaacggagggagtagtgtgTACTCTCACCGTCTTTTCCCTCCTTTGGGGCTTAGGCTGGGAAGAAAACAGTACTATATGCAGAACTTTCTTTAGCAATATTTTGCAGTTGATCACCATTTGGAGAAGATTTATCTGTAGTTTTGATGGGCACTGTTTATCCTTAATTATGTTTCCACGAACGTGTCATAGATCTGCTCTCGTCCATCCTTTTTGCATAGAAACATGGCTATTGGCTGAAATCTGTAGATAGCTTAAACATCTGTTTTTCCTTGATGCATTCTAATTCTGGTAACTCTTTTCAGGTGACTAATTTGGTCGGACAGATGC
This is a stretch of genomic DNA from Brachypodium distachyon strain Bd21 chromosome 1, Brachypodium_distachyon_v3.0, whole genome shotgun sequence. It encodes these proteins:
- the LOC100834963 gene encoding protein GRAVITROPIC IN THE LIGHT 1, with product MASKAVTIGDLIQRVTSSCLSNRFPGNYALNDSGADTDLDEEDDDPFADFGDAADECRPSPGEVTAAAAAGGEQEEEERKLKIWEEEEKRKVAETAAETKGGERAREADALMAEVFDAVSGVRRAYAALQGAHCPWDPDRMRAADAGVVAELRHLARLRDRFRRSAASPDGRIPQANPSPPPLREALAPYEAALEDLQRQLQSKQAEVDGLKEKLASNTSSSRRRLHPSKKQQHPNGAEAVVGAPTAELFAACAEQARAATRAFAAHLLNLIRAAGLDPAAATRSLTKIPVASSSPKVAKHAMEAHVTRVLLGGFEHESFYLDGSLSSLLDPAASRRDRHAQFRDMRGMDPAELLGVLPDCAFGRYAAAKFASLLPPRVEEAVLGAGHRGGGGGKHPRTPFYGEFLRAAKAVWLLHLLAFALEPPPSHFEAGRGAEFHPEYMESVAGPPPPRAGAGMVVGFAVAPGFKLCNAAVVRARVYLVPRGTTGHHPPPC
- the LOC100820982 gene encoding uncharacterized protein LOC100820982; amino-acid sequence: MSLAYPLLRLPCRCSLPPPLASTAAMSVVSLSASAAEGEPRGRERRQQRNEARELRARDWKEEVQERLIHEPARRRKKPPKRTWREDLNLDLLAELGPQWWLLRVSMAPGTDYVDLITKAISRRYSEVSFKIYNPAIEVKKRLKSGSISTKSKPLHPGLVFLYCTLNRELHDFLRDTEGCYGFIGATRGSIKRQIKKPKPIPIEEVESIFRKEKEEQEKADKEFEELENWDNVKSFGKPVEGTELMLINKIKKQVKKSTSKGGSGDNTSTPGASVHVLSGPFADYSGSVLEVNRKNKKVTVQLTLFGKESFVDLDFDQIETVNT
- the LOC100823138 gene encoding mitochondrial import inner membrane translocase subunit TIM10, whose product is MASKGGPSNLEKEQMFGMAEKEMEYRVDLFNRLTHSCFEKCIEKRHKESELNMGENSCIDRCVSKYWQVTNLVGQMLGNKPQI